The Roseateles sp. XES5 genome window below encodes:
- a CDS encoding sarcosine oxidase subunit alpha family protein has protein sequence MTSYRLPQGGLIDRSQPLPFRFDGRAMQGVQGDSLASALLANGCQFVGRSFKYHRPRGILTAGAAEPNALVTIGSGGRTEPNTRATMQDLYAGLEARSQNRWPSLAFDIGALNGLASPFLGAGFYYKTFMWPAPFWEKVYEPFIRKAAGLGRATREADPDIYDKRWAHCDLLVIGSGPAGLAAALTAARAGARVVLADEHAIAGGSLLAETAAIGGTPAPAFADACLDELRSLPNVTLLTRTTVFGWYDGNVFGAVERVQKHVALPSPSRPVERLWRIVARGAILATGAEERPLVFGGNDIPGVMMAGAMRTYLNRYAVAPGRTVAIFTANDSGYRLAADLEARGVCVSVIVDPRNAGGTAYAGKARVLRDAVVTDAHGGRCLAAIDIRNGSRMERLKVDALAMSGGFSPVIHLACHRGGRPVWSDEKAGFLPPVGLDGLVPTGAARGVDGLAACLDDGAQRGAEVAATLGFAAMPATFDPVEGDGPGTAPAKALWSIPGIKGKAFVDYQNDVHRKDLDLAVKEGYGHVELAKRYTTGGMATDQGKLSNVNAIGLLAEARGISPGAVGTTTFRPFYTPVSFGTLAGAHHGDHFQPVRRSPLHGWAMRHGAVFVETGLWHRSAWFPRAGEKDWRESVDREVVNVRRNAGLCDVSMLGKIEICGPDAAEFLNRVYCNAFLKLPVGKARYGLMLREDGMIYDDGTTSRLEENRFFMTTTTAYAAGVLNHLEFCAQALWPDLDVCLASVTDQWAQMALAGPKSRKILQAIVDEDIGDAAFPYLAAREVSLFGGALNGRLFRISFSGELAYELAVPAAYGDSVAETLMTAGRTEGLMPYGVEALSVLRIEKGHVTHNEINGTVVPADLGFGRMVSPAKPDFIGKAMLQRAGLSAPDRPRLVGVVPLDPGKTFRTGAHILARDAAATLENDQGYVTSSAYSPHVGSTIGLALVKRGDERHGEEVTVWNGLKGEFTAARLCPPVFFDPENEKLHA, from the coding sequence ATGACCTCCTATCGCCTGCCGCAGGGTGGCCTGATCGACCGCAGCCAACCCCTTCCTTTCCGCTTCGACGGCAGGGCCATGCAGGGCGTCCAGGGCGACAGCCTCGCCTCGGCGCTTCTCGCCAATGGCTGCCAGTTCGTCGGCCGCAGCTTCAAATATCACCGTCCGCGCGGCATTCTCACCGCCGGGGCGGCGGAGCCGAACGCCCTGGTGACCATCGGCAGTGGCGGCCGCACGGAGCCCAACACGCGTGCGACCATGCAGGACCTCTATGCCGGCCTCGAGGCCCGCAGCCAGAACCGCTGGCCCTCTCTCGCCTTCGATATCGGCGCGCTGAATGGTCTCGCCTCGCCCTTCCTCGGTGCCGGCTTCTACTACAAGACCTTCATGTGGCCTGCGCCGTTCTGGGAAAAGGTCTACGAGCCCTTCATCCGCAAGGCTGCCGGCCTCGGCCGGGCGACGCGCGAGGCCGACCCGGACATCTACGACAAGCGCTGGGCGCATTGCGATCTGCTGGTCATCGGCAGCGGTCCGGCCGGCCTCGCAGCGGCGCTCACGGCCGCCCGCGCCGGCGCCAGGGTCGTTCTTGCCGATGAGCACGCGATCGCCGGGGGATCGCTGCTGGCGGAAACCGCTGCCATCGGGGGCACGCCCGCGCCGGCCTTTGCCGACGCCTGTCTGGACGAGTTGCGATCTCTGCCCAACGTCACCTTGCTGACGCGGACCACCGTGTTCGGCTGGTATGACGGCAACGTCTTCGGTGCGGTCGAGCGCGTGCAGAAGCATGTCGCGCTACCGTCGCCATCCCGGCCGGTCGAGCGCCTCTGGCGCATTGTCGCCAGGGGCGCGATCCTGGCGACTGGCGCAGAGGAGCGGCCGCTGGTCTTCGGCGGCAACGACATCCCCGGCGTTATGATGGCCGGCGCCATGCGCACCTATCTCAACCGCTACGCCGTTGCACCCGGCAGGACGGTGGCGATCTTCACCGCCAATGACAGCGGCTATCGACTGGCGGCGGACCTCGAGGCGCGCGGCGTCTGCGTTTCCGTCATCGTCGACCCTCGGAATGCTGGCGGCACGGCCTATGCGGGCAAGGCGCGCGTGCTGCGCGATGCCGTCGTCACAGATGCCCATGGCGGCAGATGCCTTGCCGCCATCGATATCCGCAACGGCAGCCGCATGGAGCGGTTGAAGGTCGACGCGCTCGCCATGTCCGGTGGCTTCAGTCCGGTCATCCATCTCGCCTGTCATCGCGGCGGCAGGCCGGTCTGGTCCGACGAAAAGGCCGGCTTCCTGCCGCCGGTCGGCCTGGACGGTCTCGTACCCACCGGCGCGGCCCGGGGCGTCGACGGGCTCGCCGCCTGCCTCGACGACGGGGCGCAGCGAGGCGCCGAGGTTGCGGCCACGCTCGGCTTTGCCGCAATGCCCGCGACGTTCGATCCGGTCGAAGGCGATGGGCCCGGGACTGCGCCCGCAAAAGCGCTCTGGTCGATCCCCGGCATCAAGGGAAAGGCTTTCGTCGACTATCAGAACGACGTGCATCGCAAGGATCTCGATCTCGCGGTCAAGGAAGGCTACGGCCATGTCGAGCTTGCCAAGCGCTACACGACGGGCGGCATGGCGACCGATCAGGGTAAGCTTTCCAACGTCAACGCCATCGGGCTCCTCGCCGAGGCACGCGGCATTTCGCCGGGCGCGGTGGGCACGACCACCTTCCGTCCGTTCTATACGCCCGTCTCCTTCGGAACGCTTGCCGGCGCGCATCACGGGGACCATTTCCAGCCTGTCCGGCGCTCGCCGCTGCACGGCTGGGCGATGAGGCACGGCGCGGTCTTCGTCGAAACCGGCCTGTGGCATCGCTCCGCATGGTTCCCGCGCGCCGGCGAAAAAGACTGGCGCGAAAGTGTCGATCGCGAAGTCGTCAACGTGCGCCGGAATGCCGGGCTCTGCGACGTGTCGATGCTCGGCAAGATCGAGATCTGCGGTCCCGATGCCGCCGAGTTCCTCAACCGTGTCTACTGCAACGCTTTCCTGAAGCTGCCGGTCGGAAAGGCCCGCTATGGGCTGATGCTGCGCGAGGATGGCATGATCTACGATGACGGCACGACGAGCCGGCTGGAGGAAAACCGTTTCTTCATGACGACGACAACGGCCTATGCGGCGGGTGTCCTGAACCATCTGGAATTCTGCGCCCAGGCGCTGTGGCCGGATCTCGACGTCTGCCTTGCCTCCGTCACCGACCAATGGGCGCAGATGGCACTCGCCGGACCGAAATCCCGAAAAATCCTGCAGGCGATCGTCGATGAGGATATCGGCGATGCAGCTTTCCCGTATCTGGCGGCGCGCGAGGTCTCGCTGTTCGGCGGCGCCTTGAATGGCAGGCTTTTCCGCATCTCCTTCTCCGGCGAACTCGCCTATGAGCTTGCCGTTCCGGCGGCTTATGGCGACAGCGTCGCCGAGACGCTGATGACGGCAGGGCGAACGGAAGGTCTCATGCCCTACGGCGTCGAGGCGCTGAGCGTGCTACGCATCGAGAAGGGACACGTCACCCATAACGAGATCAACGGAACGGTCGTGCCCGCGGATCTCGGCTTCGGCAGGATGGTTTCCCCCGCCAAGCCGGACTTCATCGGCAAGGCCATGTTGCAGCGCGCGGGCCTTTCGGCACCGGATCGACCTCGCCTCGTCGGCGTCGTGCCGCTCGACCCCGGCAAAACCTTCCGGACCGGCGCGCATATCCTCGCCCGGGACGCCGCGGCTACGCTGGAGAACGACCAGGGCTATGTGACATCCAGTGCCTATTCCCCGCATGTCGGCTCGACGATCGGCCTGGCGCTGGTCAAACGCGGCGACGAACGGCATGGCGAGGAGGTCACCGTCTGGAATGGTCTCAAGGGCGAGTTCACCGCCGCAAGGCTCTGCCCGCCCGTATTTTTCGATCCCGAGAATGAGAAGCTCCATGCCTGA
- a CDS encoding sarcosine oxidase subunit delta has translation MASLVPCPHCGPRPKEEFTVKGAALARPAPDAGPDNWFDYVYLRENPRGAYEEYWHHTAGCRRWLVVCRDTVTHQVNASRDAAAAKGQAA, from the coding sequence ATGGCAAGCCTTGTGCCCTGCCCGCATTGCGGACCGCGCCCGAAAGAAGAATTCACCGTCAAAGGCGCGGCATTGGCGCGTCCGGCGCCGGACGCCGGCCCGGACAACTGGTTCGACTACGTCTACCTGAGAGAAAATCCGCGCGGCGCCTATGAGGAATACTGGCACCACACCGCTGGTTGCCGTCGCTGGCTGGTCGTATGCCGCGATACCGTCACCCATCAGGTCAACGCCTCGCGGGATGCCGCGGCAGCGAAAGGGCAAGCTGCATGA
- a CDS encoding sarcosine oxidase subunit beta family protein has protein sequence MRYSAFSLFWNGLRGNRDWKPAWRQPEPKPHYDIVIVGGGGHGLATAYYLAREFGIANVAVLEKNYIGSGNVGRNTTIIRSNYLLPGNNPFYELSMKLWEGLEQDLNFNAMVSQRGVLNLYHSDAQRDAFTRRGNAMRLHGVDAELLDREAVRRMVPFLDFDNARFPVRGGLLQRRGGTVRHDAVAWGYARGADSRGVDIIQGCEVTGIRRENGRVTGVETSRGFIGCGKLALAAAGNSSEVARMADLKLPLESHVLQAFVSEGLKPFIDGVVTFGAGHFYVSQSDKGGLVFGGDIDGYNSYAQRGNLATVEHVAEAGKAMIPALSRVRLLRAWGGIMDMSMDGSPIIDRTPIDNLYLNAGWCYGGFKATPASGFCFAHLLARGTPQETAAAFRLDRFRRGHLLDEKGQGAQPNLH, from the coding sequence ATGCGTTACTCCGCCTTCTCTCTTTTCTGGAACGGCCTTCGCGGCAACCGCGACTGGAAGCCTGCCTGGCGCCAGCCGGAACCGAAGCCGCACTACGATATCGTCATTGTCGGTGGCGGCGGGCATGGGTTGGCGACGGCCTATTATCTCGCCCGGGAATTCGGCATCGCCAATGTCGCGGTCCTGGAGAAGAATTACATCGGGTCCGGCAATGTCGGCCGCAACACGACGATCATCCGCTCCAACTACCTGCTGCCGGGCAACAACCCGTTCTACGAATTGTCGATGAAGCTCTGGGAGGGGCTGGAGCAGGACCTCAACTTCAACGCCATGGTCTCGCAGCGCGGCGTGCTCAACCTCTACCATTCCGATGCCCAGCGCGACGCCTTCACGCGGCGCGGCAATGCCATGCGCCTGCACGGTGTCGATGCCGAATTGCTGGACCGGGAGGCGGTGCGCCGCATGGTGCCCTTCCTCGATTTCGACAATGCCCGCTTTCCCGTCAGGGGCGGGCTGCTACAGCGGCGCGGCGGCACCGTGCGCCACGACGCCGTGGCCTGGGGCTATGCACGCGGTGCCGACAGCCGTGGCGTCGATATCATTCAAGGCTGCGAGGTCACCGGCATCCGGCGCGAGAACGGGCGTGTCACCGGCGTCGAGACCAGCCGGGGCTTCATCGGTTGCGGCAAGCTGGCGCTTGCGGCCGCCGGAAACTCCTCCGAGGTCGCCCGCATGGCGGATCTCAAGCTGCCGCTGGAAAGTCATGTCCTGCAGGCCTTCGTGTCCGAAGGGCTGAAACCCTTCATCGACGGCGTCGTCACGTTCGGCGCGGGGCATTTCTACGTCTCGCAGTCCGACAAGGGCGGCCTGGTCTTCGGTGGCGACATCGATGGTTACAACTCCTATGCCCAGCGCGGCAATCTCGCGACCGTCGAGCATGTTGCCGAGGCCGGCAAGGCAATGATCCCGGCGCTCTCGCGGGTGCGGCTTCTGCGGGCCTGGGGCGGCATCATGGACATGTCGATGGACGGTTCGCCGATCATCGACCGCACCCCCATCGACAATCTCTATCTCAACGCCGGCTGGTGCTATGGCGGCTTCAAGGCGACCCCCGCCTCCGGCTTCTGCTTCGCCCATCTTCTGGCGCGTGGCACGCCGCAGGAAACGGCGGCGGCCTTCCGCCTCGACCGCTTCCGACGCGGCCATCTTCTCGACGAAAAGGGCCAGGGCGCCCAGCCCAACCTGCACTGA
- a CDS encoding GlxA family transcriptional regulator, whose protein sequence is MSLLDTRNVQRIGFVLVPNFALMSYASASEPLRAANLIAGNPLYEIVPLSADGQPVRSSAGLEITCGRLADLGGTCHTLHVCAGGNPADWQGSTALHAPLRKFARDGVRIGGISSGAYILAAAGLLETCDFTIHWEHAPLLRETFPHLAPRQARFVVDGGRVTCGGGVAPLDMMHAVIAERMGADFARRVSDWYLHTAVAEPADPQRGSVAERYGTHHPALLAVLEKMETAIENPLGRTEMARLAGISPRHLDRLFLAHRGESFLDTYRAIRLSHGRRLLEQSPLSIAEIAYATGFSSAGHFSRAFKASYGQTPSAARR, encoded by the coding sequence ATGTCTCTGCTCGACACGCGCAACGTTCAACGGATCGGCTTCGTACTCGTGCCGAATTTCGCGCTGATGTCCTATGCCTCTGCGAGCGAACCGCTGCGCGCGGCAAACCTCATTGCCGGTAACCCGCTCTACGAGATCGTGCCGCTTTCGGCCGACGGCCAGCCGGTACGCAGTTCCGCCGGGCTGGAAATCACCTGCGGACGGCTTGCCGATCTCGGCGGCACCTGCCACACGCTGCATGTCTGCGCGGGTGGCAACCCGGCTGACTGGCAGGGCAGCACCGCGCTGCATGCCCCCTTGCGGAAATTCGCCCGCGACGGGGTGCGCATCGGCGGCATATCGAGCGGTGCCTATATTCTGGCTGCGGCCGGGCTGCTCGAAACCTGCGACTTCACGATCCATTGGGAGCATGCGCCGCTTCTGCGCGAGACCTTTCCGCATCTTGCCCCGCGCCAGGCGCGCTTCGTCGTGGACGGCGGGCGGGTGACCTGCGGCGGCGGCGTGGCGCCGCTCGACATGATGCATGCCGTCATCGCCGAGCGCATGGGCGCGGATTTCGCCCGCCGTGTCAGCGACTGGTATCTTCACACCGCCGTCGCCGAACCGGCCGATCCCCAACGCGGCTCCGTGGCTGAGCGCTACGGCACCCATCATCCGGCGCTGCTGGCCGTTCTGGAGAAGATGGAGACGGCGATCGAAAATCCGCTCGGCCGGACGGAAATGGCAAGACTTGCCGGCATCAGCCCGCGCCATCTCGACCGGCTTTTCCTCGCGCATCGCGGGGAGAGCTTTCTCGATACCTACCGCGCGATCCGCCTGTCGCACGGCCGGCGTCTCCTCGAACAAAGCCCACTGTCCATCGCCGAAATCGCCTATGCCACCGGGTTCTCCAGCGCCGGCCATTTTTCCCGCGCCTTCAAGGCCTCTTACGGGCAGACACCGTCGGCAGCGCGGCGCTAG
- a CDS encoding LysR family transcriptional regulator: MIKLEALRVFVTVAESGNIKDAADAVGRTASAVSMTLKQLEDEIGGPLFQTDRKNSLTALGNLMLDLGREQIRSFDKSVSIMRAFAHSRIGSLSIASVPSVATNVLPPILQRFLETRPQVQVELFDIDSAQVRRMVESGVADLGIAGESRGGGAVEFTPLFSDRFKLLCKDDHDLCRLGRPVGWSDLNAATLIRNGASDRIEAEDYRQLSAQSLITVYNVTSLVAMVKAGLGLTILPSLTMHGTHEGVAALDLADAAASRRVGLVERRDVPPSPIAAAFRAFALKEIPALVAERLGN; the protein is encoded by the coding sequence ATGATCAAGCTGGAAGCATTGCGGGTCTTCGTCACGGTGGCGGAGAGCGGGAACATTAAGGACGCGGCTGATGCCGTCGGCCGCACGGCCTCGGCCGTATCGATGACGCTCAAGCAACTGGAAGACGAGATCGGCGGTCCGCTGTTCCAGACCGACCGCAAGAACAGCCTGACCGCCCTCGGCAACCTGATGCTCGATCTCGGCCGCGAACAGATTCGCAGCTTCGACAAGTCGGTCAGCATCATGCGCGCCTTCGCGCACAGCCGGATCGGCAGCCTGTCGATCGCCTCGGTGCCCTCGGTGGCGACGAACGTGCTGCCGCCGATCCTGCAACGCTTTCTCGAAACCCGGCCGCAGGTGCAGGTGGAATTGTTCGACATCGACAGCGCGCAGGTGCGTCGCATGGTGGAAAGCGGTGTCGCCGACCTCGGCATTGCCGGAGAGAGCCGTGGCGGCGGGGCTGTGGAATTCACGCCGCTTTTTTCCGACCGCTTCAAGCTGCTCTGCAAGGATGATCACGATCTTTGCCGCCTGGGCCGGCCCGTCGGATGGAGCGACCTCAACGCGGCGACGCTGATCCGCAACGGCGCCTCCGACAGGATCGAGGCGGAGGATTACAGGCAGCTTTCGGCGCAGTCGCTGATCACGGTCTACAATGTCACCTCGCTGGTCGCGATGGTGAAGGCGGGCCTCGGCCTTACCATTCTGCCTTCGCTCACCATGCACGGCACCCATGAGGGCGTGGCGGCGCTCGACCTTGCCGATGCGGCGGCGAGCCGCCGGGTGGGACTGGTCGAGCGGCGCGACGTGCCGCCCTCTCCGATTGCCGCCGCTTTTCGCGCCTTCGCCCTGAAGGAAATTCCGGCCCTGGTCGCCGAACGGCTCGGCAACTAG
- a CDS encoding aldehyde dehydrogenase family protein yields the protein MAERYANLIGGQWRQSERFHENRNPSDITDLIGLYAQADAADVEEAVAASRKAVSAWRAVGLEQRQAVLNRIGTELMDRAAELGELLSREEGKPLAEGRGEVFRAGQFFTYYAAEVLRQLGENADSVRPGIEIDMRREPMGLVAVVSPWNFPTATASWKIAPALAYGNAVIWKPANETPASAYALADIIHRAGLPDGTFQLLMGPGAVVGNGLAGHRGVDAVTFTGSYEVGCQVAVAAAANLTKFQLELGSKNALLVMDDADIDLAVAASIGGGYSGTGQKCTASSRLVVHEAVHDRFVEKLAGAVGALKVGHALADGTQIGPVVSERQLAANLAWLERARAAGAEVAVGGECLQLVHDGFYMAPALLTGTTNAMDFNREEMFAPIAAVQKVGSYEEGLSVVNDTRFGLVAGIFTRSLARATHFRRHVETGCVTVNLPTAGTDYHVPFGGRKDSSFGSREQGRSAAEFYTQVKTAYIRAGEPE from the coding sequence ATGGCAGAACGCTACGCCAACCTGATCGGCGGACAATGGAGGCAAAGCGAACGCTTCCATGAAAACCGCAATCCGTCCGATATCACGGACCTGATCGGCCTCTATGCGCAGGCGGATGCAGCCGATGTCGAGGAGGCGGTCGCGGCCAGCCGCAAAGCGGTATCGGCCTGGCGGGCCGTGGGGCTGGAACAGCGGCAGGCAGTTCTGAACCGGATCGGCACCGAGCTGATGGACCGCGCCGCCGAGCTTGGCGAGCTGCTCTCGCGTGAAGAGGGCAAGCCCTTGGCCGAAGGCCGCGGCGAGGTGTTCCGCGCGGGCCAGTTCTTCACCTATTATGCCGCCGAAGTGCTGCGCCAGCTCGGCGAGAATGCGGATTCGGTGCGTCCCGGCATCGAGATCGACATGCGCCGCGAGCCGATGGGGCTGGTCGCCGTCGTTTCGCCCTGGAACTTTCCGACCGCCACGGCCAGCTGGAAGATCGCGCCCGCGCTCGCCTATGGCAACGCCGTCATCTGGAAACCGGCCAACGAGACCCCGGCTTCGGCCTATGCGCTCGCCGATATCATCCACCGCGCCGGCCTGCCGGACGGGACGTTCCAGCTTCTGATGGGGCCTGGCGCCGTCGTCGGAAACGGGCTTGCCGGCCACCGCGGGGTCGATGCCGTCACCTTTACTGGGTCCTACGAGGTCGGTTGCCAGGTCGCGGTTGCGGCCGCTGCCAACCTCACCAAATTCCAGTTGGAACTCGGCTCGAAGAACGCGCTGCTCGTCATGGACGATGCCGATATCGACCTTGCCGTGGCGGCATCGATCGGAGGCGGTTATTCCGGCACCGGGCAGAAATGCACAGCCTCGTCGCGCCTCGTGGTGCATGAGGCGGTTCACGACCGCTTCGTCGAGAAGCTTGCGGGCGCCGTTGGCGCATTGAAAGTCGGCCATGCGCTGGCGGACGGTACGCAGATCGGCCCGGTCGTGAGCGAGCGCCAGCTTGCGGCGAACCTCGCCTGGCTGGAGCGCGCCCGCGCCGCCGGTGCCGAGGTCGCCGTCGGCGGCGAGTGCCTGCAACTTGTCCATGACGGCTTCTACATGGCGCCGGCCCTGTTGACCGGCACGACCAATGCGATGGATTTCAACCGCGAGGAGATGTTCGCGCCGATCGCCGCCGTACAGAAGGTCGGCTCCTACGAGGAGGGGCTTTCCGTCGTCAACGACACCCGCTTCGGCCTCGTCGCCGGCATCTTCACCCGCTCGCTCGCCCGCGCCACGCATTTCCGGCGCCATGTCGAGACCGGTTGCGTCACCGTCAACCTGCCGACGGCGGGTACGGACTATCACGTGCCCTTCGGCGGAAGGAAGGATTCGAGCTTCGGCTCGCGCGAACAGGGCCGTTCGGCGGCCGAGTTCTACACCCAGGTCAAGACCGCCTATATCCGGGCGGGGGAGCCGGAGTAA
- a CDS encoding membrane dipeptidase: MDAKIASPLVDCLQYANWSPSVFSEMRAGGVHAVHATIAYHENFRETVANIIAWNRHFERHPDLIFPGRSGSDIERAMREGRTAIFFGLQNPSPIEDDIGLIEVCHTLGVRFMQLSYNNQSLLATGCYEGEDPGVTRFGRQAIAEMNRVGMVIDMSHSAERSTLEAIEISTRPIAITHANPHWWHPALRNKSDTVLKALTWSGGMLGLSLYPHHLKDGSNCTLENFCAMVAETASRYGAEHIGIGSDLCQDQPDSVVTWMRNGRWSKATDYGEGSAAAAGFPRQPHWFNSNADLGNLRHGLRNAGFSEEEVGGIMGGNWLRFYNASFGPMP; the protein is encoded by the coding sequence ATGGACGCGAAGATCGCCAGCCCCCTCGTCGACTGCCTGCAATATGCCAACTGGAGCCCGAGCGTCTTTTCCGAGATGCGGGCCGGCGGCGTGCATGCGGTGCATGCCACCATCGCCTATCACGAAAATTTCCGCGAAACGGTGGCCAATATCATCGCCTGGAACCGGCATTTCGAGCGCCATCCGGATCTCATCTTTCCCGGCCGCTCCGGCAGCGATATCGAGCGCGCCATGCGGGAAGGGCGCACGGCCATCTTCTTCGGCCTGCAGAACCCGTCGCCGATCGAGGATGATATCGGCCTCATCGAGGTCTGCCACACGCTCGGCGTCCGCTTCATGCAGCTCTCCTACAACAACCAGTCCTTGCTTGCCACCGGCTGCTATGAGGGGGAAGATCCTGGCGTCACCCGCTTCGGCCGGCAGGCCATTGCCGAGATGAACCGCGTCGGCATGGTCATCGACATGAGCCATTCCGCCGAACGCTCTACCTTGGAGGCAATCGAGATTTCGACGCGCCCGATCGCCATTACCCATGCCAACCCGCACTGGTGGCATCCGGCGCTGCGCAACAAGTCCGACACCGTGCTGAAGGCGCTGACGTGGTCGGGCGGCATGCTTGGGCTTTCGCTCTATCCGCATCATCTGAAGGACGGTTCGAACTGCACGCTGGAGAATTTTTGCGCCATGGTCGCCGAGACGGCATCGCGCTATGGCGCCGAGCATATCGGCATCGGCAGCGACCTGTGCCAGGACCAGCCGGATTCCGTCGTGACATGGATGCGCAACGGGCGCTGGTCGAAGGCGACGGACTACGGCGAAGGATCGGCGGCAGCGGCAGGCTTCCCTCGGCAGCCGCATTGGTTCAACAGCAATGCGGACCTTGGAAACCTGCGCCATGGCCTGCGCAATGCCGGCTTCTCCGAAGAGGAAGTGGGCGGCATCATGGGTGGCAACTGGCTGCGGTTCTACAACGCATCCTTCGGGCCGATGCCATGA
- a CDS encoding DUF3726 domain-containing protein encodes MTQILLSYNEVQSLARKAARGAGLPQGVADEIGSAALWLSARGVDALGTVVSAVDGDPRGSQAILAGQAAIDALCCGETERISLQNPTEGLLLIGLAGAAAMDTRLNFALECANGDVVPLASLPDVCSLMSDITALRHLPDGGASVCPGTPRPAATDAAAYAAALGLAARTYVPASDFSRARGAGAGTTDND; translated from the coding sequence ATGACGCAAATCCTTCTTTCCTACAACGAAGTGCAGTCGCTGGCCCGCAAGGCCGCCCGTGGTGCCGGCCTGCCCCAAGGGGTGGCGGATGAGATCGGTAGTGCCGCCCTGTGGCTCTCTGCGCGTGGCGTCGACGCCCTCGGAACCGTCGTCTCGGCTGTTGATGGAGATCCCCGCGGCAGCCAGGCAATTCTGGCTGGTCAGGCGGCCATCGATGCGCTGTGCTGTGGAGAGACCGAGCGGATCTCCCTCCAAAATCCAACGGAAGGCTTGCTGCTGATCGGCCTTGCCGGCGCAGCGGCGATGGATACGAGGTTAAACTTCGCGCTGGAATGCGCAAACGGCGATGTCGTCCCGCTCGCCAGCCTGCCTGACGTCTGCAGCCTGATGTCCGACATAACGGCCCTGCGCCACCTGCCTGACGGTGGCGCATCCGTCTGCCCGGGAACGCCGCGGCCTGCGGCGACCGATGCCGCGGCCTATGCTGCCGCGCTCGGCCTGGCCGCGAGGACCTATGTGCCGGCCTCGGACTTTTCGCGTGCCCGGGGCGCGGGCGCCGGCACCACCGACAACGATTGA
- a CDS encoding Ldh family oxidoreductase — translation MMTLAAIEQVCLRALVAAGAREDNAAAVARSTMLAERDGIRSHGLLYVPIYAEHIRCGKVDGVARPVVSQPRPGAVVVDAATGFAHPAIDAGWPRFIAAARENGVAAMTVFNSYNCGVLGHHAERIAEAGLLGLCTTHAPASIAPPGGRVPVIGTNPFALGVPDDAGGAALILDQSASVVAKSEILLRSREGRPIEPGWAIDASGAATTDPAAALKGSMLPAGGHKGFGAGLLVEILASCLSGAALSKDASPFSGTLGGPPKTGQCFIAFDPSAFSEGFAHRVSNLVEAIAAQDGARLPGGRRQAARRRTERDGVSVDAALIERIASPSR, via the coding sequence ATGATGACGCTCGCCGCGATCGAGCAAGTGTGCCTGCGTGCCTTGGTGGCCGCGGGCGCCCGCGAGGACAACGCCGCCGCCGTTGCCCGCTCGACGATGTTGGCGGAACGTGACGGCATTCGCAGCCACGGACTGCTTTACGTGCCGATCTATGCCGAGCACATACGCTGCGGCAAGGTCGATGGCGTGGCGCGGCCGGTGGTGTCGCAGCCGCGTCCCGGTGCGGTCGTCGTCGATGCGGCGACCGGCTTTGCCCATCCCGCGATCGACGCCGGCTGGCCGCGTTTCATCGCCGCCGCGCGTGAGAATGGCGTGGCGGCGATGACGGTGTTCAACTCGTACAATTGCGGCGTGCTCGGCCATCATGCCGAGCGCATCGCCGAGGCAGGCCTGCTGGGACTGTGCACCACCCATGCGCCGGCCTCCATCGCGCCGCCCGGAGGACGTGTGCCGGTCATCGGCACCAATCCGTTTGCGCTTGGCGTTCCCGACGACGCGGGCGGGGCGGCGCTCATTCTCGACCAGTCGGCGAGCGTCGTGGCGAAATCCGAAATCCTCTTGCGGTCACGCGAAGGCAGGCCCATCGAACCCGGCTGGGCGATCGACGCCAGCGGGGCAGCGACAACCGATCCGGCCGCGGCCCTCAAGGGCTCGATGCTGCCGGCGGGCGGGCACAAGGGCTTTGGCGCCGGCCTCCTCGTGGAAATCCTCGCCTCCTGCCTGTCGGGTGCGGCCTTGAGCAAGGATGCCAGCCCGTTTTCCGGCACGTTGGGCGGGCCGCCGAAAACCGGCCAGTGCTTCATTGCGTTCGACCCCTCCGCCTTTTCGGAAGGCTTTGCACATCGGGTTTCGAACCTTGTCGAAGCGATCGCGGCGCAGGATGGAGCCCGCCTTCCTGGTGGCCGTCGGCAGGCTGCGCGGCGGCGGACGGAACGGGACGGCGTGTCAGTCGACGCCGCCCTGATCGAGCGGATCGCATCGCCCTCTCGCTAA